A genomic region of Planctomycetota bacterium contains the following coding sequences:
- a CDS encoding AMP-binding protein, whose amino-acid sequence MRASPGRPAMSAAGVETSNADTVNIAARLAESAERWPDQVCVAAPLGRRAGKRQYRTITFRELDQESDRLARGLRRLGVRPGTRLVLLVRPGLEFISLVFAVFKAGAVAVLIDPGMGRRHLINCLAEVEPEGFIAIPLAQAIRRVLRRRFSRAKFNVTVGKRCWFWDGITFDTLLGEPWSGAELAATGPNDPAAIIFTTGSTGPPKGVLYTHGNFSRQVDELRDQYQIRPGEVDLAGFPLFALFNSAMGVTTVIPKMNPTRPARVNPANIVEAVRDWQVTQSFGSPAIWNRVGPYCEARGIRFTTLRRILSAGAPVPPAVLRSMMKCLPEGGQMHTPYGATEALPVATISASEVLGETEARWARGEGTCVGRKFPGIDWRAIRMTDGPIASIDEVEVLPTGQIGELIVRGPVVTTRYVTRTEWNGLSKIADGDRVWHRMGDVGYFDAEQRFWFCGRKAHRVETVDGTLFTDPVEGIFNQHPDVFRSALVGVGDRGRQRAVLVAEPRRRMSHAERERLIGELRELGLRHELTRGITDFLIHPSLPVDIRHNAKIFREKLAAWAAKRLG is encoded by the coding sequence ATGCGAGCCAGCCCAGGCAGGCCGGCCATGAGCGCGGCGGGCGTCGAGACGTCGAATGCCGATACCGTCAACATCGCGGCCCGGCTGGCCGAGTCGGCCGAGCGGTGGCCCGATCAGGTGTGCGTGGCCGCGCCGCTGGGCCGTCGCGCCGGCAAGCGCCAGTACCGGACCATCACCTTCCGTGAACTCGATCAGGAGAGCGACCGGCTGGCCCGCGGCCTGAGACGCCTGGGCGTTCGGCCCGGCACGCGGTTGGTGTTGCTGGTCCGGCCGGGGCTGGAGTTCATCAGTCTGGTCTTCGCCGTGTTCAAAGCCGGCGCGGTCGCGGTGTTGATCGACCCGGGCATGGGACGCCGGCACCTGATCAATTGCCTGGCCGAAGTCGAGCCCGAGGGGTTCATCGCCATTCCGCTGGCCCAGGCCATTCGCCGCGTACTGCGCCGCCGATTCTCGCGCGCGAAGTTCAACGTGACGGTCGGCAAGCGCTGTTGGTTTTGGGACGGCATCACTTTCGACACACTATTGGGCGAGCCCTGGTCGGGCGCCGAATTGGCCGCCACCGGGCCGAACGATCCGGCCGCGATCATCTTCACCACCGGCAGCACTGGTCCACCGAAGGGAGTGCTGTACACCCACGGCAACTTTTCGCGACAGGTCGACGAGCTTCGCGATCAGTACCAGATTCGCCCCGGCGAGGTCGACCTGGCCGGCTTTCCGCTGTTCGCGCTGTTCAATTCGGCCATGGGGGTGACGACCGTCATTCCCAAGATGAACCCGACGCGCCCGGCTCGGGTGAACCCGGCAAATATTGTCGAGGCGGTGCGCGACTGGCAAGTGACCCAGTCGTTCGGCTCGCCGGCCATTTGGAACCGCGTGGGGCCGTACTGCGAAGCGCGCGGCATTCGCTTCACCACGCTGCGGCGCATCCTGTCGGCCGGAGCGCCGGTGCCGCCGGCGGTGCTGCGGAGCATGATGAAGTGTCTGCCCGAGGGTGGCCAGATGCACACGCCGTACGGCGCGACCGAGGCGCTGCCCGTGGCGACGATTTCCGCCAGCGAAGTGTTGGGCGAGACCGAGGCCCGCTGGGCCCGCGGCGAGGGGACCTGCGTGGGGCGCAAGTTCCCGGGCATCGACTGGCGCGCGATCCGTATGACCGACGGGCCGATCGCGTCGATCGACGAGGTCGAGGTCTTGCCCACGGGGCAGATCGGCGAGCTGATCGTCCGCGGGCCGGTCGTCACCACGCGGTACGTGACGCGAACCGAATGGAACGGGCTGTCGAAGATTGCCGACGGCGATCGAGTCTGGCACCGGATGGGGGACGTCGGCTATTTCGACGCCGAACAGCGGTTTTGGTTTTGTGGCCGCAAGGCCCATCGGGTCGAAACGGTCGATGGCACGCTGTTCACCGATCCGGTCGAAGGGATCTTCAATCAGCATCCCGACGTGTTTCGCTCGGCCCTGGTCGGCGTGGGAGATCGCGGCCGGCAACGCGCGGTCCTGGTCGCCGAGCCGCGCCGAAGAATGTCGCACGCCGAGCGCGAGCGCTTGATCGGCGAACTGCGCGAGCTGGGCCTGCGCCACGAGCTGACCCGCGGCATCACCGATTTTCTGATTCACCCCAGCCTGCCCGTCGACATCCGCCACAACGCAAAAATCTTCCGTGAGAAGCTGGCGGCCTGGGCCGCGAAGCGATTGGGGTAG
- a CDS encoding methenyltetrahydromethanopterin cyclohydrolase, whose amino-acid sequence MAKSWVRKGVGASLVQRRGRHFIASRSRSRTASHNLLARAFAAGRPIAESKHRPDDCRFGVRGVDRSQGLPACPSRLPNTLHHGPAPLTFPLNERSARLCDELVAQAERLRCDASLYVGGARVIDLGINVPGGLEAGLLLARICLADLADVKLVPGRTPFSHWQAVAVTTDQPVAACLASQYAGWELKAGKFFALGSGPMRAAAAREPLFEKIGYTERPERVVGVLETRQLPTVEIVEQIAEACQVPTTNVTLLVAPTASLAGGLQIVARSIETGLHKLGELGCDVRRVVSAAGQAPLPPVAADDLKAIGRTNDAILYGGEVTFWVEGIGDDELTTLGPQVPSSSSGDHGARFAELFERYDRNFYAIDPLLFSPAVVVFQNLTTGRSHRFGHLAPEVVAQSFEH is encoded by the coding sequence ATGGCAAAATCCTGGGTGCGCAAAGGGGTTGGTGCGTCGCTGGTACAACGTCGTGGCCGCCATTTTATTGCATCTCGAAGCCGGTCGCGAACTGCGTCGCATAATCTACTCGCCCGGGCTTTCGCCGCCGGCAGGCCCATTGCAGAATCGAAGCACAGACCGGATGATTGCCGTTTTGGCGTTCGCGGCGTCGACCGCAGCCAAGGATTGCCAGCCTGCCCAAGTCGCCTACCGAACACTCTTCACCACGGACCTGCTCCTTTGACCTTTCCATTGAATGAACGCTCAGCCCGGTTGTGTGACGAGTTGGTTGCCCAGGCCGAACGCCTGCGCTGTGACGCGTCGTTGTACGTCGGCGGCGCGCGGGTCATCGATTTGGGCATTAACGTCCCCGGCGGCTTGGAGGCGGGACTGCTGCTGGCCCGAATTTGCCTGGCCGATCTGGCCGACGTGAAGCTGGTGCCGGGGCGTACGCCGTTCAGTCATTGGCAAGCCGTTGCCGTCACCACTGACCAGCCCGTGGCGGCCTGCCTGGCGTCGCAATACGCCGGCTGGGAGCTGAAAGCTGGCAAGTTTTTCGCCCTGGGTTCCGGACCCATGCGGGCGGCCGCCGCGCGCGAGCCGTTGTTTGAGAAGATCGGCTACACCGAACGCCCCGAACGTGTCGTCGGCGTCCTCGAAACGCGGCAGCTTCCCACAGTAGAAATCGTCGAACAGATCGCCGAGGCGTGCCAGGTGCCGACGACGAACGTCACGCTGCTGGTCGCGCCGACGGCTAGCCTGGCCGGTGGCTTGCAGATTGTCGCGCGCAGCATCGAGACCGGCCTGCACAAGCTCGGCGAGTTGGGCTGCGACGTGCGGCGAGTCGTCAGCGCGGCCGGCCAGGCCCCGCTGCCGCCGGTGGCGGCCGACGACTTGAAGGCGATCGGCCGGACGAACGACGCGATTCTATACGGCGGCGAAGTGACTTTCTGGGTCGAGGGGATCGGCGACGACGAGCTGACCACGCTCGGGCCACAGGTTCCCAGTTCCTCGTCCGGCGATCATGGCGCACGGTTCGCCGAGTTGTTCGAGCGCTACGATCGGAACTTTTACGCCATCGATCCGTTGCTATTCAGTCCGGCTGTCGTCGTGTTTCAGAATCTGACCACGGGGCGGTCGCATCGGTTCGGGCATTTGGCCCCCGAGGTGGTCGCCCAGTCGTTCGAGCATTGA
- a CDS encoding ferrous iron transport protein A: MHDLIPLSALAVGQLAQVGLVLGQPDQVHRLGELGLRDGTRVEMVQQGSPCIIRLGGQKLCFRNDELIQVLVRPGTER; this comes from the coding sequence GTGCACGACCTTATCCCTCTCAGCGCGCTGGCTGTTGGCCAATTGGCGCAAGTCGGCTTGGTGCTTGGACAACCTGACCAGGTACACCGCCTGGGCGAGTTGGGCCTGCGCGACGGCACTCGGGTCGAAATGGTCCAGCAAGGTTCCCCCTGCATCATCCGGCTGGGGGGCCAAAAGCTCTGCTTCCGCAACGATGAGTTGATTCAGGTTCTCGTCCGCCCCGGCACCGAGCGTTAG
- a CDS encoding RimK family alpha-L-glutamate ligase — MRLVFLGSDESWYLRDLQRAAANRHQLVAAPFATLRGELQDTGLRVHSGSVNLSQADAVLVRTMPPGSLEQVVVRMDLLQRLEATGVAVFNRPRAIEAAVDKFLTSARLQAAGLTVPRTFACQTADDALAAFESLGHDAVVKPLFGAEGRGITRINDAAMAERCFTLLERLGAVIYLQQFVPHHGHDLRLFVLGEQVFGMRRVNPDDWRTNISRGARGESFDVDESLAELAVRAARSVGADLAGVDFLPGLDGTLYAIEVNAVPGWRALARVTGVDIAALVLDYVAERAGKSPAVAPCEPAQAGRP; from the coding sequence ATGCGATTGGTGTTCTTGGGTTCGGACGAAAGCTGGTATCTACGCGACTTGCAGCGCGCCGCCGCCAATCGCCACCAACTCGTCGCCGCGCCGTTCGCCACGTTGCGTGGCGAGTTGCAGGATACTGGCCTGCGAGTCCACTCGGGCTCCGTGAACCTGTCGCAGGCCGACGCGGTGCTGGTCCGCACCATGCCGCCAGGTTCGCTTGAGCAAGTCGTCGTGCGGATGGACCTACTACAACGACTCGAAGCGACGGGCGTGGCCGTCTTCAACCGTCCCCGCGCCATCGAAGCGGCCGTCGACAAGTTCCTGACCTCGGCGCGATTGCAAGCCGCCGGCCTGACCGTGCCGCGGACGTTCGCTTGCCAGACGGCCGACGACGCGCTGGCCGCGTTCGAGTCGCTTGGGCATGACGCGGTGGTCAAGCCGTTGTTCGGCGCCGAGGGGCGCGGCATCACGCGCATCAACGACGCGGCGATGGCCGAGCGGTGCTTCACGCTGCTCGAACGCTTGGGTGCCGTGATCTACTTGCAACAGTTCGTGCCGCATCACGGCCACGACTTGCGATTGTTCGTCCTGGGCGAGCAGGTCTTCGGCATGCGACGTGTAAACCCTGACGATTGGCGGACGAATATCAGCCGCGGCGCTCGGGGCGAATCGTTCGATGTCGATGAGTCGCTCGCCGAATTGGCCGTGCGCGCGGCGCGCTCGGTTGGGGCCGATCTGGCCGGCGTCGATTTTCTGCCCGGGCTCGATGGGACGTTGTACGCCATTGAAGTCAACGCGGTGCCGGGTTGGCGTGCTTTGGCTCGCGTGACGGGTGTGGACATTGCGGCCTTGGTGCTCGATTACGTGGCCGAGCGCGCCGGCAAGTCGCCAGCCGTCGCACCATGCGAGCCAGCCCAGGCAGGCCGGCCATGA
- a CDS encoding alpha/beta fold hydrolase, with product MNSMLVELVDTQATDGLMLSGALMRPVDTSAGPNLPIDGLICLHGTGSNFYSSSLWMGLASTFQSWRVPVLWVNTRGHDGVTVARATDGRRWFGSSFESVDESRHDVAGWLAFAAAQGWQRVGLVGHSLGAVKAIYTQAREPNSLVACVAAFSPPRLSHSTFKASPRSAEVMAEYQQAVDLVARGQGQTLIEVRHPLAYYFSAASYLDKYGPEERYNILNFVDQVSVPLLVTYGTAELPGIAFEGMPEALEARNRPNVRVAVVAGADHVYTGVQSTLGARMESWLRKLA from the coding sequence TTGAATTCTATGCTGGTGGAACTCGTCGATACGCAGGCGACCGATGGCTTGATGTTGTCGGGTGCGCTGATGCGTCCGGTCGATACTTCCGCCGGCCCCAACTTGCCGATCGATGGCTTGATCTGTCTGCATGGCACCGGCAGCAACTTCTATAGCTCCAGTCTGTGGATGGGGCTGGCCTCGACGTTTCAGTCGTGGCGCGTGCCGGTCTTGTGGGTGAACACCCGCGGGCATGACGGCGTGACCGTGGCCCGCGCGACCGATGGCCGGCGCTGGTTTGGTTCGTCGTTCGAGTCGGTCGATGAATCGCGCCACGACGTGGCAGGCTGGCTGGCGTTCGCGGCCGCGCAAGGTTGGCAACGCGTCGGACTGGTCGGTCACAGCTTGGGGGCGGTCAAGGCAATCTATACGCAAGCTCGCGAGCCCAACTCGCTGGTAGCGTGCGTGGCCGCGTTCTCGCCGCCGCGGTTGTCTCACTCGACGTTCAAAGCTTCACCGCGCAGCGCCGAAGTCATGGCCGAGTATCAACAAGCGGTTGATCTGGTCGCCCGTGGCCAAGGGCAAACGCTAATCGAAGTCCGGCATCCGCTGGCCTATTACTTCTCGGCCGCCAGTTACCTGGACAAGTACGGCCCCGAAGAACGATACAACATTCTGAACTTCGTCGACCAGGTGAGCGTGCCCCTGCTGGTCACGTACGGCACGGCGGAACTGCCGGGCATAGCGTTCGAAGGTATGCCCGAGGCGCTCGAAGCCCGGAATCGGCCGAACGTGCGCGTGGCAGTCGTAGCCGGCGCCGATCACGTCTACACCGGCGTGCAATCGACGCTAGGGGCGCGCATGGAATCGTGGCTACGCAAATTAGCTTGA
- a CDS encoding tetratricopeptide repeat protein, with the protein MNAFAARLRPIALTGCLVTLLVGLAASASAAEPARAADPVGDTIKEARKLNRQGDNQAAIKLLRETIEEWQVKTESDAKNADAFYQLARLQTEFSHDEDALAAVDRAIELAPKKAAYVRLRSQLLGYMDRPQDALAAMRDAVELAPKNLNFKDELANLLLDAERYEEAEKLCREVLAAEADREKTTIALVVALRHLDRAREALAPIEALCEKEPDSFQGHVMRALVLEDNGDLPKAFEAYETALKLDRQAQVVVSRLVVLSEVLRRPAECDKYRAIMRAWHDEEKIRDHYFARDEFSLGNQYSVMAYEYYELSGDQALRYWFDIADLENDTAFRISLGSYALTNEMARSTGMIKEGERLYHLDLYRGRRHETYGMFVGEPSYGQTHKLVIGVLDGTLKPWSASERAVKPGDGATIEMPNVEKAPAADKPKAEPTPEGKRISASPQAPAEAKSKDAPKTEKPDPNDD; encoded by the coding sequence ATGAATGCGTTCGCAGCCCGGCTTCGACCGATCGCCCTGACGGGTTGTCTTGTGACGTTGCTCGTCGGTCTGGCGGCTTCGGCCAGCGCCGCCGAGCCAGCCCGCGCTGCTGACCCAGTGGGCGACACGATCAAGGAAGCTCGCAAGCTCAATCGCCAGGGGGACAATCAGGCCGCCATCAAGCTGCTGCGCGAAACGATCGAAGAGTGGCAAGTCAAAACCGAAAGCGACGCCAAGAACGCCGACGCCTTCTATCAGTTGGCGCGCCTGCAAACCGAGTTCTCACACGACGAGGACGCCCTGGCCGCAGTTGACCGGGCGATCGAGCTCGCGCCCAAGAAGGCGGCGTATGTCCGGCTGCGATCCCAGCTACTCGGCTACATGGACCGGCCGCAGGATGCCCTGGCCGCCATGCGCGACGCCGTCGAGCTAGCGCCGAAGAACCTGAACTTCAAGGACGAGTTGGCGAACCTGCTGCTCGATGCCGAGCGCTACGAGGAAGCCGAAAAGCTGTGCCGCGAAGTGCTGGCTGCCGAAGCCGACCGCGAGAAGACGACCATCGCGCTGGTGGTGGCCTTGCGTCACTTGGATCGGGCGCGCGAAGCGCTCGCGCCGATCGAGGCGCTGTGCGAAAAGGAACCCGACAGCTTTCAGGGACACGTGATGCGAGCCCTCGTTCTTGAAGACAACGGCGACCTGCCCAAGGCGTTCGAGGCCTACGAAACCGCGCTCAAGCTTGATCGTCAGGCCCAAGTCGTCGTGAGTCGATTGGTGGTTCTGAGCGAAGTGTTGCGTCGGCCAGCCGAATGCGACAAGTACCGGGCGATCATGCGAGCCTGGCACGATGAAGAAAAGATTCGGGACCACTACTTCGCCCGCGACGAGTTCAGCTTGGGGAACCAGTACTCGGTCATGGCCTATGAATACTACGAGCTGTCGGGGGACCAGGCGCTGCGCTATTGGTTCGACATTGCCGACCTGGAGAACGACACGGCGTTCCGGATCAGCCTGGGCTCGTACGCATTGACGAACGAGATGGCCCGCTCGACGGGCATGATCAAAGAGGGAGAGCGGCTGTATCATTTGGACCTGTACCGGGGCCGCCGGCACGAGACCTACGGCATGTTCGTCGGCGAGCCGAGCTACGGACAGACCCACAAGCTGGTGATTGGGGTGCTCGACGGCACACTCAAACCCTGGTCAGCCAGCGAACGTGCCGTGAAGCCAGGCGATGGGGCCACGATCGAGATGCCCAACGTGGAGAAGGCGCCGGCCGCCGACAAGCCGAAAGCCGAGCCAACGCCGGAAGGGAAGCGGATCAGCGCGTCACCCCAAGCGCCCGCCGAGGCCAAGTCGAAAGACGCACCCAAGACGGAAAAGCCCGATCCGAACGACGACTAA
- a CDS encoding ferrous iron transport protein A, with protein sequence MSVPTANTGSGSTANSSAANASRATVASLKVGGRGRVVAVHGADEVTMRLLEMGITPGVELCLLGAAPLGDPVELELRGYRLSLRKAEAARVEIELP encoded by the coding sequence ATGAGCGTGCCAACTGCCAACACCGGGTCGGGTTCCACGGCGAATTCGTCTGCGGCCAACGCATCGCGCGCGACCGTGGCGTCGCTCAAAGTTGGCGGCCGAGGGCGGGTCGTGGCGGTCCACGGGGCCGACGAGGTGACGATGCGGCTGTTGGAGATGGGCATCACGCCTGGCGTCGAACTGTGCTTGTTGGGGGCCGCACCGCTGGGGGATCCGGTCGAGTTGGAGCTGCGCGGCTACCGGCTCAGCCTGCGCAAGGCCGAAGCCGCTCGAGTCGAGATTGAACTGCCATAG